Below is a window of Aerosakkonema funiforme FACHB-1375 DNA.
TCGCCAATGCCACTCGATCGCTTTTGACGAAAGGCTGCCATGAATCATTTGGGTAGTAAATCCGTACTAGCCGGAGGATCTGCATTTCCAGCAAGGTGACGAGTCCGAACAGTAACATCCGTACCGGTGCTTTTTGTAAGTCTCCGCGTGTGACGATACCGCTGACGCGATCGCGATCCAACACAAACACCTTTGTTTTATACCGCAAAATCCGCAGCAATTCTATCAGGGGCGTGGATGCGGCGATTAATTCCGAGGGGTGAAAAATGCGCTGGTAGTCGCCGCATTGACCATCCGCCAAACTCTGGCGATCGATATAGCCGCAAATTATACCATTATCTTCCACTCCGAGAACGTCAAAGTTGAGACTTTCCATCCACTGGCGCACAACCGCCGCCGATTGGGAAGCTAGCACAGACTTGAGAGGTTCGGCAACGTATTTGACTGTGATACTATCCTCGAACAGACTCCGCAAGTCAGCAGAAGTGGATTTCAGTTGTTTCATGCTGTGAGACAAGGTGATTGCTAGGGCGTCGGGGAAGAAGGGTCTAGAATAAAGGTTTTCAGCAATTAAGAATGTCTTGGCAGTTACTATAGATATAATTATTTCATCAGTTTCAATCTCTAGCACAATTTCAAACGCCCGGACTTGTTTCATTCCGGGCGTTTGTTCTTAGGTTGCAGACATCCTTCTGCGAGGTTTTAACTTATTAAGCAGCCATCATCATCATGGACATTTTCTTGCACATTTCGGCGCAATGACGACAAGAATCCGCACAAGCTTTCATCTTGGCATCGTCGCCCATCATATCGCAGCATTCCGCACAGCGCATACACATTTCCCCACACAGCTCGCTGGTGCGTCCCATGAACTCCGAACCCATCATCATCATATTCATGGACATTTGGCACATTTCCATGCAGTCGCGCATCATGCCCATCATCGAGCCTTCCATGTACTTGCCGCCCATTTCCATGCAATAAGTCATGGATTCCATGCACATTTTGTAGCAATCCATGCAGGCTTGCATACATTCCTGCATATCTTTGCTCATCGGCATGGCTTCTTTCGTCATCA
It encodes the following:
- a CDS encoding CBS domain-containing protein — its product is MKQLKSTSADLRSLFEDSITVKYVAEPLKSVLASQSAAVVRQWMESLNFDVLGVEDNGIICGYIDRQSLADGQCGDYQRIFHPSELIAASTPLIELLRILRYKTKVFVLDRDRVSGIVTRGDLQKAPVRMLLFGLVTLLEMQILRLVRIYYPNDSWQPFVKSDRVALAKKLWHDRQAKNEAMNLTDYLQFSDKRELILAKTEIVDRLGLKSKRSGERFLKSAEALRNKLAHAQDLVNDSSWPELIELAAEIETLLQRCEEIESDDII
- a CDS encoding four-helix bundle copper-binding protein; the protein is MMMMMTKEAMPMSKDMQECMQACMDCYKMCMESMTYCMEMGGKYMEGSMMGMMRDCMEMCQMSMNMMMMGSEFMGRTSELCGEMCMRCAECCDMMGDDAKMKACADSCRHCAEMCKKMSMMMMAA